Proteins encoded by one window of Lathyrus oleraceus cultivar Zhongwan6 chromosome 1, CAAS_Psat_ZW6_1.0, whole genome shotgun sequence:
- the LOC127105998 gene encoding agamous-like MADS-box protein AGL80 yields the protein MGRAKIKMKFIENQKARKIAFIQRQKGLIKKVSEFSRKFGVEACLVMYDGDDGNVRPIIWPQDSTIVHTLLKKYEQQKIETTPKKFDMSDYFANRKIMVEAEIFKLRKKIVINKYPTWSSCFHTMDVEQLKDFVGIVDVKIQTCNHKINMLKNMQQTEKNSLMQNKTQENVASSLPSQLDVTNSIPQMQHISDDPMVSSTNQINEPPKIDDRMVESHQEWANQLDEFLQLDDPVAKPENQTSDLANFEEWANQLNGDIVNWNNQPDLYAWQDISFMP from the coding sequence ATGGGTCGTGCTAAAATAAAGATGAAATTCATCGAAAATCAAAAAGCTCGGAAAATAGCATTCATTCAGAGGCAGAAAGGATTAATAAAAAAAGTATCTGAATTTTCTAGAAAGTTTGGAGTTGAAGCCTGTTTAGTTATGTATGATGGCGATGATGGTAATGTTAGACCGATAATTTGGCCACAAGACTCAACAATTGTACACACATTGCTTAAAAAGTATGAGCAACAAAAGATTGAGACGACTCCAAAGAAGTTTGATATGAGTGACTATTTTGCGAATAGGAAAATTATGGTTGAAGCTGAGATTTTTAAATTGCGCAAAAAGATTGTGATTAACAAGTATCCAACATGGAGTTCATGTTTCCATACTATGGACGTAGAACAACTTAAAGACTTCGTTGGTATTGTAGATGTTAAGATTCAAACTTGTAATCACAAAATCAACATGCTGAAAAATATGCAACAAACTGAGAAAAATAGTTTGATGCAAAATAAAACTCAAGAGAATGTGGCCTCTTCACTCCCAAGTCAACTTGATGTCACAAATAGTATTCCTCAAATGCAACATATCTCTGATGATCCTATGGTTTCATCAACAAATCAAATTAATGAACCTCCAAAGATAGATGATAGGATGGTTGAATCTCATCAAGAATGGGCTAATCAACTTGATGAATTTCTACAACTAGATGATCCGGTGGCTAAACCTGAGAATCAGACTTCTGACCTTGCCAATTTTGAAGAATGGGCTAATCAACTAAATGGTGATATTGTGAATTGGAATAATCAGCCTGATTTGTATGCATGGCAAGATATTTCATTTATGCCATAG